One window of Nocardia sp. NBC_00508 genomic DNA carries:
- the galE gene encoding UDP-glucose 4-epimerase GalE: protein MKLLVTGGAGFVGATVTRMLLDAGHEVVVVDDLSRNDDRQIPDGAKFIQLRVHDVVDVLTPRAGFDAVLHFAGLIAAGESMHHPEWHWDNNTRASLALLDAMRAADVGKLVFSSTAAVYGEPTELPLVETSPTSPVNTYGDTKLAIDRAITSFARASDSFGAISLRYFNVAGAHDCGDGTMIGERHNPETHLIPLALDTAMGRVDKFSLFGNDYPTPDGTCVRDYIHITDLARAHLLALGAIHPGEHKIYNLGNGIGFSNLQVIEAIREVTGEPFEVETAPRRPGDPAMLYASSELAHNELEWRPQKPDIVEIVRDAWRFHRQQ from the coding sequence ATGAAACTCCTGGTCACTGGGGGTGCGGGCTTCGTCGGTGCCACCGTCACGAGGATGCTGCTCGACGCCGGGCACGAGGTTGTTGTCGTCGATGACCTTTCCCGCAACGACGACCGGCAGATCCCTGACGGCGCCAAGTTCATCCAACTGCGCGTTCACGACGTCGTGGACGTCCTCACCCCCAGGGCCGGGTTCGATGCCGTCCTGCACTTCGCTGGTCTCATCGCGGCGGGTGAGTCGATGCACCATCCCGAATGGCACTGGGACAACAACACCCGCGCCTCGCTAGCGCTGCTGGATGCGATGCGCGCAGCCGATGTCGGCAAACTGGTTTTCTCCTCAACCGCGGCCGTCTACGGCGAACCAACTGAACTGCCGCTGGTGGAGACCTCACCGACCAGTCCGGTCAACACTTACGGCGACACCAAACTGGCGATTGACCGAGCGATCACCTCGTTCGCCCGAGCCAGCGATAGCTTCGGCGCGATCTCGCTGCGCTACTTCAATGTGGCGGGCGCACACGACTGCGGCGACGGAACCATGATCGGCGAGCGCCACAACCCCGAAACGCACCTGATCCCGCTGGCGCTCGACACCGCAATGGGCCGCGTTGATAAGTTCTCGCTGTTCGGCAACGACTATCCGACACCGGACGGGACCTGTGTACGCGACTACATCCACATCACCGACCTCGCCCGCGCGCACCTGCTCGCCCTGGGTGCCATCCATCCCGGTGAGCACAAGATCTACAACCTGGGCAATGGCATCGGGTTTTCGAATCTCCAAGTGATCGAAGCGATTCGAGAGGTAACTGGGGAGCCGTTCGAGGTCGAGACGGCACCGCGCCGACCAGGCGACCCCGCAATGCTGTACGCATCGTCCGAGCTGGCCCACAACGAACTCGAGTGGAGGCCGCAGAAGCCGGACATCGTCGAGATCGTCCGCGATGCCTGGCGGTTCCACCGGCAGCAGTAG
- a CDS encoding HAD family hydrolase: MGITAVVFDMDGVLIDSEPVWERVRRAYVAEKGGQWLPDTQQRLMGMSTGEWSEYLSGELGVGEPPGTVAREVIGRMAERYDEAVPLLPGAVEAVQRISEHWPLGLASSSPRALIDTVLGRTGLIEFFTVTFSTEEVDRGKPAPDVYLTVATFLRQRPTDCVAVEDSSNGLRSAHAAGMRVIAAPRPEYPPASDALGMACRVISGLDELTPALITG; the protein is encoded by the coding sequence ATGGGTATTACGGCGGTCGTCTTCGACATGGACGGAGTCCTGATCGACTCCGAGCCGGTGTGGGAGCGGGTGCGGCGCGCGTACGTCGCGGAGAAGGGTGGACAGTGGCTGCCCGACACGCAGCAGCGGCTGATGGGGATGAGCACCGGTGAGTGGTCGGAGTACCTCAGCGGTGAGCTCGGCGTGGGTGAGCCGCCGGGGACCGTCGCGCGTGAGGTGATCGGCCGGATGGCCGAGCGCTACGACGAGGCCGTTCCGCTGCTGCCGGGCGCCGTCGAGGCCGTGCAGCGGATCAGCGAGCACTGGCCGCTGGGGCTGGCCAGCTCGTCGCCGCGTGCCCTGATCGACACCGTGCTCGGGCGCACCGGTCTGATCGAGTTCTTCACGGTCACGTTCTCCACCGAGGAGGTCGATCGGGGGAAGCCCGCGCCGGACGTCTACCTGACGGTCGCGACGTTCTTGCGGCAGCGGCCCACCGACTGTGTCGCCGTGGAAGATTCGAGCAATGGGCTGCGCTCGGCGCACGCGGCGGGCATGCGCGTCATCGCGGCTCCGCGACCGGAATACCCGCCCGCTTCCGATGCGCTGGGCATGGCCTGCCGGGTGATCTCCGGTCTCGACGAACTCACTCCCGCACTGATCACCGGGTGA
- a CDS encoding TetR/AcrR family transcriptional regulator, with protein MAPPRKHDTDVILDAARTLVLADGPRAASVSAIADASGAPVGTLYHRFGNRDGVLTAAWLRALRRFQGGTLAAADESDPVEAGVAMVRAALQFGRELPEDARLLLNLRPSDLLDGGPDAEFRATLAEMNAPLIEHLRRITNALFGRDGEREIDAVTSAIVDIPYAALRRHAHAPSLPAWLEEDVTAAARTLLTSYRS; from the coding sequence ATGGCGCCACCCCGCAAGCACGACACCGATGTGATCCTCGACGCAGCACGCACCCTGGTGCTCGCCGACGGACCCCGCGCGGCCAGCGTGTCAGCGATCGCCGACGCCAGCGGCGCTCCGGTGGGCACGCTGTACCACCGCTTCGGCAACCGCGACGGCGTGCTCACCGCCGCATGGCTGCGCGCGCTGCGGCGTTTCCAGGGCGGCACCCTGGCCGCGGCCGACGAGTCCGACCCGGTCGAGGCCGGTGTCGCGATGGTGCGGGCCGCCCTGCAGTTCGGGCGCGAATTACCCGAGGACGCGAGACTTCTGCTCAACCTGCGCCCCAGCGATCTGCTCGACGGCGGCCCCGACGCGGAATTCCGCGCCACCTTGGCCGAGATGAACGCGCCCTTGATCGAGCATCTGCGCCGCATCACGAACGCGTTGTTCGGCCGCGACGGTGAACGCGAAATCGACGCGGTCACCAGCGCGATAGTCGACATTCCCTATGCGGCGCTGCGTCGCCACGCCCACGCCCCGTCGCTGCCCGCCTGGCTGGAAGAGGACGTGACCGCCGCCGCGCGCACCCTGTTGACCTCCTACCGAAGCTGA
- a CDS encoding PaaI family thioesterase produces MNEPQTGGTLPSKEHHEGGFRPMGELVAAHEAAKDDISRGGPHYGQFIEQIRGLMDRVRLASPSDDLAVEAIGLLKQLNDKLDDAIVDEWSTPNWTRFDLPARGNITLPPFVIDHVDEHGVDARVTFRTFHLGGNSAAHGGQIAIAFDDLLGMAAAVHAGAVTRTASLNVDYRSITPLNTELKVRTWAERLEGRKVYVRATLHEGERLCAEANGLFIVLKPGQP; encoded by the coding sequence ATGAACGAACCGCAGACCGGCGGCACGCTGCCGAGCAAGGAGCACCACGAGGGCGGGTTCCGCCCGATGGGCGAGCTCGTCGCCGCCCACGAGGCCGCCAAGGACGACATCTCCCGCGGCGGACCGCACTACGGCCAGTTCATCGAGCAGATCCGCGGCCTGATGGACCGAGTCCGCCTGGCCAGCCCCTCCGACGACCTCGCGGTAGAGGCGATCGGCCTGCTCAAGCAGCTGAACGACAAGCTCGACGACGCGATCGTGGACGAGTGGTCGACCCCGAACTGGACCCGCTTCGACCTGCCCGCCCGCGGCAACATCACCTTGCCACCGTTCGTCATAGACCACGTCGACGAACACGGCGTCGACGCCCGCGTCACCTTCCGCACCTTCCACCTGGGCGGCAACAGCGCCGCCCACGGCGGCCAGATCGCCATCGCCTTCGACGACCTACTCGGCATGGCCGCCGCTGTCCATGCGGGCGCGGTCACCAGAACCGCCTCCCTCAACGTCGACTACCGCTCCATCACCCCACTGAACACCGAACTGAAGGTGCGCACGTGGGCAGAACGCCTGGAAGGACGCAAAGTCTACGTCCGTGCCACCCTGCACGAGGGCGAGCGACTGTGCGCCGAGGCGAACGGTCTGTTCATCGTCCTCAAACCCGGCCAACCCTGA
- a CDS encoding phosphomethylpyrimidine synthase ThiC: MHDLAIDPQFFATCAQEGIDPVDAALAVQQGTLVFLRSEASRHMTDYRPLLVGAGTRRKVAGLIGLGPRDSNRQAIVESMSVILAAGPDSVMDLTTNPEGVALRADLKEVVGVPLGACLTYDLFASPRKKFGRNEFLDRFEMGLAPGVDFVLIHAGINPGLAEMSEKSDRIMPTTSRGGGLLARYMRMHDCNNPLIEFFDGIIDICKRREVVLDLGDIFRPGATADAGDELKWREILLLSELRKDALASGVQVLCESGGHIPLHRIPELIPAYKDALGGAPLWLAGPMVVDNAVTLDSIVNTIGVATAGQHGGDMFASITQVEHYAMPGATDTAEAIRNVRVAITALDLVRSWPPEVERQRAISVARRANDWDIQQGHALYPGLAGNAFIEHGLRKGAPCTICGSLCPHITAKKEHDETPVPAMQSGPVLLSLPMPVAKGEHGLDGDANQEDGADAVFLVATSDPEV, from the coding sequence ATGCATGATTTGGCAATCGATCCGCAGTTCTTCGCGACATGCGCACAGGAGGGGATTGATCCGGTAGACGCAGCGCTGGCAGTACAGCAGGGCACCCTTGTGTTCTTGCGCTCGGAAGCAAGCAGACACATGACTGACTACCGGCCGTTGCTCGTTGGTGCCGGAACCCGCCGCAAGGTCGCAGGTCTGATCGGGCTGGGCCCGCGTGATAGCAACCGGCAGGCCATCGTTGAAAGCATGTCAGTGATCCTCGCAGCAGGACCCGACTCGGTTATGGACCTCACGACCAACCCCGAAGGTGTGGCATTGCGGGCCGATCTCAAGGAGGTCGTCGGCGTCCCATTGGGGGCGTGCTTGACTTACGACCTGTTCGCCAGCCCGCGAAAGAAATTCGGCCGCAACGAATTCCTTGATCGATTCGAAATGGGTCTGGCACCAGGTGTCGACTTCGTGCTCATCCATGCAGGCATCAACCCTGGACTCGCCGAGATGAGTGAAAAGTCCGACCGGATCATGCCGACCACCTCGCGCGGCGGCGGTCTGCTCGCTCGCTACATGCGGATGCACGACTGCAACAACCCTCTGATCGAATTCTTCGACGGCATTATCGACATCTGCAAACGCCGCGAAGTCGTGCTCGACCTCGGAGACATCTTCCGTCCCGGCGCGACCGCCGACGCGGGCGATGAGCTGAAATGGCGCGAAATCCTGCTGCTCTCCGAGTTGCGCAAGGACGCGCTCGCCAGCGGTGTCCAGGTACTATGCGAAAGCGGCGGACACATCCCGCTGCACAGAATTCCGGAGCTGATCCCCGCCTACAAGGATGCCCTTGGCGGTGCGCCACTGTGGCTGGCCGGACCTATGGTCGTCGATAACGCGGTCACTCTCGACAGCATCGTCAACACCATCGGCGTCGCCACCGCTGGGCAGCACGGTGGAGACATGTTTGCCTCGATCACCCAGGTGGAGCACTACGCGATGCCCGGCGCGACGGACACCGCCGAGGCCATCCGCAATGTGCGCGTCGCGATCACCGCGCTGGACCTGGTCCGCAGCTGGCCTCCCGAAGTCGAGCGACAGCGCGCGATCAGCGTTGCCCGGCGGGCCAACGACTGGGACATCCAGCAAGGACATGCTCTGTATCCGGGGCTGGCGGGCAACGCGTTCATCGAACACGGACTGCGCAAGGGTGCGCCCTGCACAATCTGCGGGTCGCTGTGTCCGCACATCACCGCGAAGAAGGAGCACGACGAGACACCTGTCCCAGCCATGCAGTCCGGGCCGGTGCTGCTATCTCTGCCCATGCCTGTAGCAAAGGGCGAGCACGGGCTCGATGGCGACGCCAACCAAGAGGACGGAGCGGACGCGGTCTTCCTCGTCGCGACGAGCGACCCGGAGGTGTGA